A stretch of the Halomonas sp. CH40 genome encodes the following:
- a CDS encoding thiol:disulfide interchange protein DsbA/DsbL gives MLKALMVAATGLVFSTVAGAQELVEGQHYERLETPVETVVEEGQIEVTEAFWFGCPHCYRLQSSVTEWYETLEDDVSVVKMPATMGGDWNTHATAFYAAEQLGIEDDLHADFFTAIHEDGQSLNDTDDLAAFFANYGVSEEEARDALTSFGVRSDVSRAHSRMRDMQLMGVPALIIDGQYLVSPSSAGSLDNMPQIAETLIARIREERAE, from the coding sequence ATGCTAAAAGCGCTGATGGTAGCGGCGACGGGACTGGTCTTTTCAACGGTGGCAGGTGCTCAGGAGCTGGTGGAAGGCCAGCACTATGAGCGCCTGGAAACGCCGGTGGAAACCGTCGTGGAAGAGGGGCAGATCGAGGTCACCGAAGCCTTCTGGTTCGGCTGCCCGCATTGCTATCGCCTGCAGTCATCCGTCACCGAGTGGTATGAAACCCTTGAGGATGATGTAAGCGTGGTCAAGATGCCGGCCACCATGGGCGGTGACTGGAACACGCATGCCACCGCGTTTTACGCGGCTGAGCAGCTTGGCATTGAAGATGACCTGCATGCTGATTTCTTCACAGCCATCCACGAAGACGGCCAGTCCTTGAACGATACCGATGACCTGGCTGCCTTCTTCGCCAACTATGGCGTCAGTGAAGAGGAAGCGCGTGACGCTCTGACCTCCTTTGGTGTACGCAGTGACGTCAGCCGCGCTCATAGCCGTATGCGTGACATGCAGCTGATGGGAGTGCCAGCGCTGATTATTGATGGCCAGTACCTGGTATCACCCAGCAGTGCGGGTAGCCTGGATAACATGCCCCAGATTGCCGAGACGCTGATTGCCCGTATTCGTGAAGAGCGCGCTGAGTGA
- a CDS encoding endonuclease/exonuclease/phosphatase family protein has product MSQLDARLPSLADGHLRLLTFNLQVGIQTSAYHHYLTRSWQHLLPQRERNQRLELISEVLGRFDIVGLQEVDGGSFRSGRVNQVRYLAERAGFPNHFQQLNRNLGKIAQHSNGLLSRLKPTRIEEHRLPGTLPGRGAIHARFGEGPDALHIFVAHLALSHRGRTRQLNYLSDLITPLRHVVVMGDLNCTPEQIHAHARFSESLPLHPVKPLLSYPSWQPRRALDHILLSRSLEAAEVQVLDHLFSDHLPLAVDLPLPTECLETLKTSCPARV; this is encoded by the coding sequence ATGAGCCAACTGGATGCCCGGTTACCATCGCTTGCTGATGGCCACCTGCGTCTGCTGACGTTCAATCTGCAGGTGGGCATTCAGACGTCTGCCTATCATCATTATCTGACCCGTAGCTGGCAGCATCTACTTCCCCAGCGTGAGCGCAATCAACGTCTTGAGTTGATCAGCGAAGTGCTGGGGCGCTTTGATATTGTGGGCCTGCAGGAAGTGGATGGCGGCAGCTTTCGCTCTGGTCGTGTCAATCAGGTGCGCTACCTGGCAGAACGGGCGGGCTTCCCTAACCACTTTCAGCAGCTCAATCGCAATCTCGGGAAGATCGCCCAGCACAGCAACGGCCTGCTGTCGCGCCTCAAACCGACTCGCATTGAAGAACATCGTCTACCCGGTACCCTGCCGGGGCGTGGCGCCATTCATGCCCGCTTCGGAGAGGGGCCTGATGCGTTACATATCTTTGTTGCCCATCTTGCTCTGAGCCATCGCGGGCGTACCCGCCAGCTCAATTACCTGAGCGATCTGATTACCCCGCTGCGCCATGTGGTAGTCATGGGTGATCTGAACTGCACACCGGAACAGATTCATGCCCATGCACGTTTCAGCGAGTCCCTGCCGCTGCATCCAGTAAAACCGCTGCTTAGCTATCCTTCCTGGCAACCGCGCCGAGCGCTGGATCACATCCTGCTTTCGCGTAGCCTGGAAGCGGCGGAGGTGCAGGTGCTGGATCATCTGTTTTCTGACCATCTGCCGTTGGCAGTAGACCTTCCTCTGCCAACAGAATGCCTGGAAACTCTGAAAACAAGCTGCCCTGCCAGGGTATAG
- the yihA gene encoding ribosome biogenesis GTP-binding protein YihA/YsxC — translation MSPMTESPASFPALNYTTARFLTSAPTLAQCPEDSGTEVAFAGRSNAGKSSAINALTQQKALARTSRTPGRTQLINYFGLMNGTSQRLVDLPGYGYAKVPEAVKLEWQHHLADYLRGRNTLRGLVLLMDVRHPLTEFDQMMLGFADKRDMPVHILLTKADKLKKGPANASLQKVRSQLREWEDLVSVQLFSALKKDGITTLSQRLDQWLALPKDV, via the coding sequence ATGTCACCGATGACTGAATCACCCGCTTCTTTTCCGGCTCTTAACTATACCACTGCGCGCTTTTTAACCAGTGCCCCGACCCTGGCCCAATGCCCTGAAGACAGTGGCACTGAGGTTGCTTTTGCAGGCCGGTCGAATGCCGGAAAATCAAGTGCAATCAACGCACTTACCCAGCAAAAAGCGCTGGCCAGAACCTCTCGGACGCCCGGCCGCACCCAGCTGATCAACTACTTCGGCCTGATGAACGGGACTTCCCAGCGGCTGGTCGACCTACCCGGTTATGGATACGCCAAGGTACCTGAGGCCGTCAAGCTGGAATGGCAGCACCACCTGGCTGATTATTTACGCGGGCGTAACACCCTGCGCGGCCTGGTTCTCTTAATGGATGTCCGTCATCCATTAACCGAATTCGACCAGATGATGCTGGGGTTTGCCGATAAACGGGACATGCCGGTACATATTCTACTGACTAAAGCCGATAAGCTGAAGAAAGGCCCCGCCAATGCGTCACTGCAAAAAGTTCGCTCGCAGCTGCGCGAATGGGAAGATCTGGTGTCTGTGCAGCTTTTTTCAGCGCTGAAAAAAGACGGCATAACAACGCTTTCTCAGCGTCTGGATCAGTGGCTGGCTCTCCCCAAAGACGTATAA
- a CDS encoding c-type cytochrome, which yields MRKLLAGLAITMGAVGTVQAQSQDLQVNADPNAGREMAASCAACHGQQGISMVGAFPNQAGQQMSYLAKQIMDIRDGRREVAQMAGQVDDFSDQDAWDVAAYFANMDPNVGQAVDDAELLERGENLYRAGDIGKGIPACTACHSPTGQGLGTAVYPALSGQHAEYTVSTLQDFAAGIRHNDPNAIMRDIASKMSDRDMEAVANYVLGLH from the coding sequence ATGAGAAAGTTACTGGCAGGCCTAGCAATTACCATGGGTGCCGTTGGCACCGTCCAAGCCCAATCACAGGATTTACAGGTTAACGCTGACCCGAACGCCGGCCGTGAAATGGCCGCAAGCTGTGCGGCATGTCACGGCCAGCAAGGTATCAGTATGGTAGGTGCCTTCCCTAACCAGGCGGGCCAACAAATGTCTTATCTGGCCAAGCAGATTATGGATATTCGCGATGGTCGTCGTGAAGTCGCCCAGATGGCAGGTCAGGTCGATGACTTTTCTGATCAGGATGCCTGGGATGTCGCCGCTTACTTCGCCAATATGGATCCCAACGTTGGCCAGGCTGTAGATGACGCCGAGCTGCTGGAGCGTGGCGAGAATCTTTATCGTGCAGGCGATATAGGCAAAGGCATCCCAGCATGTACGGCGTGTCACTCGCCAACGGGTCAAGGCCTTGGTACCGCTGTTTATCCGGCGCTTTCCGGCCAGCACGCTGAATACACGGTATCGACCCTACAGGACTTCGCGGCTGGTATCCGCCACAATGACCCGAATGCCATCATGCGCGATATCGCCTCCAAGATGAGCGACCGCGACATGGAAGCTGTGGCTAACTATGTGTTGGGTCTGCATTAA
- a CDS encoding TRAP transporter large permease subunit translates to MLEFMPLILFAVICIVLMFGFPVAFSLSGTALAFAGLGLGLEAMGVDANFDGGYLAALPNRLYGIMTNTTLLAVPLFVLMGVLLEKSKVAETLLDAMALLFGSLRGGLGISVTLVGMLMAASTGIVGATVVTMGLMSLPTMLKRNYSMSLATGTICATGTLGQIIPPSIALVLLGDVLSSAYQQAQLDMGIFSPKTVSVGDLFMGALVPGLILVVLYMLYIAATAWLRPHMAPPADRQELMEELGHTSGIGWLLLKGLVPPVVLIVAVLGSILSGFATPTEASAVGAFGALVLALAYRQLDLATLKDVLRSTTHVTTMVFMILIGAALFSLVFRAYGGEHMVTELFEGMPGGVVGATIIVMLVIFLLGFILDFIEITFVVVPIVGPILLAMGLDPIWLGIMIAINLQTSFLTPPFGFALFYLRGVAPPSVPTSAIYRGVIPFILIQLGMLLMLALYPGLATWLPSQFG, encoded by the coding sequence ATGCTGGAATTCATGCCGCTTATTCTGTTTGCCGTCATCTGTATCGTATTGATGTTCGGCTTCCCGGTTGCCTTCTCGCTGTCGGGTACGGCACTGGCCTTTGCAGGCCTGGGGCTGGGGCTTGAAGCCATGGGCGTGGATGCCAACTTTGATGGTGGTTATCTGGCCGCCCTGCCAAACCGGCTATACGGCATCATGACCAATACCACCCTGCTGGCAGTGCCGCTGTTCGTGCTGATGGGGGTGCTGCTGGAAAAATCCAAGGTGGCGGAAACCCTACTGGATGCCATGGCGCTGCTGTTTGGTTCCCTGCGCGGCGGCCTGGGTATCTCGGTTACTCTGGTCGGCATGCTGATGGCCGCATCAACCGGCATTGTCGGCGCGACCGTGGTGACCATGGGGTTGATGTCGCTGCCGACCATGCTCAAGCGCAATTACTCCATGTCGCTGGCCACGGGCACCATCTGTGCCACGGGAACCCTTGGCCAGATTATTCCGCCATCCATTGCCTTGGTGCTACTGGGTGATGTCCTGTCTTCCGCTTATCAACAAGCCCAGCTGGATATGGGGATCTTCAGCCCCAAGACCGTTTCAGTGGGTGATCTGTTCATGGGCGCCCTGGTGCCTGGCCTGATTCTGGTGGTGCTGTATATGCTCTATATCGCGGCGACCGCTTGGCTACGCCCGCATATGGCACCGCCTGCGGATCGTCAGGAGTTGATGGAGGAACTTGGCCACACCTCCGGCATCGGCTGGCTGCTGCTCAAGGGCCTGGTGCCGCCTGTGGTGCTGATTGTTGCTGTGTTGGGTTCCATCCTGAGCGGTTTTGCCACCCCGACAGAAGCTTCTGCGGTGGGCGCCTTTGGTGCCCTGGTGCTGGCCCTGGCCTACCGTCAGCTTGATCTTGCTACGCTGAAAGACGTCCTGCGCTCCACGACCCACGTCACCACCATGGTGTTCATGATCCTGATTGGTGCGGCGCTGTTTTCGCTGGTCTTTCGTGCCTATGGCGGCGAACACATGGTCACTGAGCTGTTTGAAGGTATGCCGGGCGGTGTAGTCGGGGCAACCATCATCGTGATGCTGGTGATCTTCCTGCTGGGCTTTATCCTTGATTTTATTGAGATCACTTTTGTAGTGGTGCCAATTGTCGGGCCTATTCTGCTGGCCATGGGGCTGGATCCGATCTGGCTGGGCATCATGATTGCGATCAACCTGCAAACCTCGTTTTTGACACCGCCGTTTGGCTTTGCGCTGTTTTACCTGCGCGGCGTTGCGCCGCCATCAGTGCCCACATCGGCGATCTACCGTGGCGTGATTCCTTTCATCCTGATTCAGTTAGGCATGCTGTTGATGCTGGCGCTTTACCCTGGGCTGGCGACCTGGTTGCCCAGCCAGTTTGGCTAA
- a CDS encoding TRAP transporter substrate-binding protein, translating into MQVKTLTAAVAMTTAMSAGLLVVSSLDNQAQAQETFSWKMVTSWPKNFPGVGQGPERLAELVDEMSDGRLTIEVFGAGQLVPGFEVFDAVSDGTAELGHSASYYWKGKAPEAQFFAAVPFGMNAQEMNAWLHFGGGMELWNEVYEPFGVDVMVAGASGVQMGGWYNKEINSLDDLDGLKMRMPGLGGEVMSRMGVAIVNMPGGEIFTSLQSGAIDATEWIGPYNDLAFGLHQAADYYYYPGWHEPTVMFETIVNEEALAELPSDLQAILTTAVRDINANVLDEYTARNNDALETLVNEHEVELRRIPDDVLAQAREYSDDVIAELAESSDLATRIYESYSTFQDKVVNYHAISEQAYYNARNPEGDTTE; encoded by the coding sequence ATGCAAGTTAAAACACTGACCGCCGCCGTGGCCATGACCACCGCCATGTCCGCAGGCCTGCTGGTAGTATCCAGCCTGGATAATCAGGCTCAGGCCCAGGAAACCTTCAGCTGGAAGATGGTAACCTCGTGGCCGAAAAACTTTCCGGGCGTGGGCCAAGGGCCAGAGCGCCTGGCAGAATTGGTTGATGAAATGTCAGATGGCCGTCTGACCATCGAAGTCTTTGGGGCTGGCCAGCTGGTGCCGGGCTTTGAAGTGTTTGATGCCGTCTCCGATGGCACCGCAGAGCTGGGCCATTCCGCGTCCTACTACTGGAAAGGCAAGGCCCCTGAAGCCCAGTTCTTTGCCGCAGTGCCGTTTGGCATGAACGCCCAGGAAATGAACGCCTGGTTGCACTTCGGCGGCGGCATGGAGCTTTGGAACGAAGTCTATGAGCCCTTCGGTGTTGATGTCATGGTGGCGGGTGCCTCCGGCGTGCAGATGGGTGGCTGGTACAACAAGGAAATCAATTCCCTTGACGACCTTGATGGCCTGAAAATGCGTATGCCAGGCCTGGGCGGCGAAGTCATGAGCCGTATGGGCGTGGCTATCGTTAACATGCCGGGCGGGGAGATTTTCACCTCGCTGCAATCCGGTGCCATTGATGCTACCGAGTGGATTGGCCCCTACAACGACCTGGCGTTTGGCCTCCATCAGGCGGCTGATTATTACTACTATCCGGGTTGGCACGAGCCGACCGTGATGTTTGAAACCATCGTCAACGAAGAGGCGCTGGCCGAACTGCCCAGCGACCTGCAGGCGATCCTGACCACAGCGGTGCGTGATATCAACGCCAACGTGCTGGATGAATATACCGCACGTAACAACGATGCGCTGGAAACCCTGGTCAACGAACATGAGGTTGAATTGCGGCGTATTCCTGATGATGTACTGGCCCAAGCACGAGAGTATTCAGACGATGTGATTGCTGAGCTGGCAGAATCCAGCGATCTGGCTACACGCATTTATGAGTCCTACAGCACCTTCCAGGATAAGGTTGTCAACTACCACGCCATTTCCGAGCAGGCGTATTACAACGCCCGCAACCCGGAAGGCGATACCACCGAGTAA
- the thiD gene encoding bifunctional hydroxymethylpyrimidine kinase/phosphomethylpyrimidine kinase, giving the protein MATQPASSGASSINNVLTIAGSDPSGGAGIQADLKTFSALGTYGTSVITALTAQNTQGVRGVFPVPASFIAEQLETLLDDVALDAVKIGMVASREVAEVIADCIGRQRPRWVVLDPVMVAKSGDVLVDDAGIRAVRDILIPLADVITPNLPEAAVLLGGDTPGSTAEMEAVMPALRRLGAPYVMLKGGHLQGADCSDLLATPQGTTWLPAPRLATDNLHGTGCSLSSAITACLARQPSEAPVEDAIRVAKQWLHAALEASTRLNVGKGRGPVHHFHEWW; this is encoded by the coding sequence ATGGCAACTCAACCGGCATCTTCAGGTGCGTCATCAATCAACAATGTCTTGACCATTGCAGGCTCTGACCCTTCCGGTGGAGCCGGCATCCAGGCGGATCTGAAAACCTTTTCGGCTTTGGGCACCTACGGTACCAGTGTGATTACCGCGCTGACGGCGCAAAATACCCAGGGTGTGCGCGGTGTCTTTCCTGTGCCTGCATCGTTTATCGCTGAACAGCTTGAAACCCTGCTGGATGACGTGGCACTGGATGCGGTGAAAATCGGTATGGTCGCCAGCCGTGAGGTGGCGGAAGTGATTGCCGACTGTATAGGGCGTCAGCGCCCGCGCTGGGTGGTGTTGGACCCGGTCATGGTAGCGAAAAGCGGCGATGTGCTGGTGGATGATGCGGGCATCCGGGCGGTACGCGACATCCTGATACCGCTGGCTGATGTAATTACCCCCAACCTGCCAGAAGCCGCAGTATTGCTGGGCGGTGACACGCCGGGATCAACCGCTGAAATGGAGGCTGTCATGCCCGCGCTGCGTCGTCTGGGCGCGCCTTATGTGATGCTCAAAGGTGGCCATTTGCAGGGCGCTGACTGCTCAGACCTGTTAGCGACCCCGCAGGGTACTACCTGGCTACCGGCGCCTCGACTGGCAACCGATAATCTTCACGGGACAGGGTGCTCGCTGTCGTCCGCCATCACCGCCTGCCTGGCCAGACAGCCCAGCGAGGCGCCGGTGGAAGACGCCATTCGCGTTGCCAAACAGTGGCTGCATGCTGCGTTGGAAGCCAGCACACGGCTTAACGTTGGCAAGGGCCGCGGCCCCGTGCATCATTTTCATGAATGGTGGTAG
- a CDS encoding TRAP transporter small permease subunit: MSQTSQLPPLVRALDSASEWFGRTLAWLIILMMLIQFAIVLLRYVFSVNSVFMQELVMYMHAAVFMLAAAYTLRHDGHVRVDIFYRKMAPRRQALINLCGIVFLLMPIMVFIIASSLGYVSNSWRILESSPDYGGIPAVFLLKTLIPLFALFMIIQGAIELVRNAYILTGRIVPPSADAEHLEERV, translated from the coding sequence ATGTCCCAGACTTCACAACTCCCCCCTCTGGTGCGCGCGCTGGATAGCGCTTCAGAGTGGTTCGGCCGCACCCTGGCCTGGCTGATCATTCTGATGATGCTGATTCAGTTTGCCATTGTGCTGCTACGCTACGTTTTTTCGGTCAATAGTGTCTTCATGCAGGAATTGGTCATGTATATGCACGCGGCTGTCTTCATGCTCGCCGCTGCATACACGCTTCGCCATGACGGGCATGTGCGTGTTGACATCTTCTATCGCAAGATGGCGCCCCGTCGACAGGCGTTGATCAACCTGTGCGGCATCGTTTTCCTGCTGATGCCGATCATGGTATTCATTATTGCCTCCAGTTTGGGGTATGTCAGCAATTCATGGCGAATACTTGAAAGCTCGCCAGATTACGGGGGCATTCCTGCGGTGTTTTTGCTTAAGACCCTGATTCCACTATTTGCACTTTTCATGATCATACAAGGCGCCATTGAACTGGTGCGCAATGCCTATATCCTGACGGGCCGGATTGTGCCGCCATCGGCAGATGCTGAACATCTAGAGGAGCGTGTCTGA